TAATAATCTAATGATCCGACACCACATAATCATAGCAGGTCCAGTGCATCTATATCAGATCACCTAATTTCACTTTAACATTTCTGTTTCTTGAATTTTAATGTTTTTTTTGATTAAAACTTTATTATAAAACTCCGTCACTTGATCTATCAGCCTATAACAAGAAATTATTAATAAACCATTCTCCATGCAGATAAAAAGAGGGTAAAAACTTTAACAAATTCTCTCTAGATTACTGGTGTGACACGTTTTAAGAAATTACGTTGGCTCCTAGGTGGAGTAGACCAGCATTTTTTGAACTTAACTTCGATATTTTTTGCAATAAATTCTGTTGTATTAAAGCATTTTAAGCTGTTCAATCTTTTCTTATTATATCAATAACTTTTCGTTGCGCATCTTTCGCTTCGGGGATTGGCATAATCACAAACACATGATTCATTTTTGGATAAACAAATGTATTTATCTCCACTCCTTGTTTCGATAATTTCTCATCAAATAGTAATGCATCCGGATATAAACCTTCGTGTGTTCCAATAAAATGAGTGACTTTAGTAAGACCACTAAAATCACCATATATTGGACTGATTAATGGGTCGTCTAACTTTTTATCATCCGCCCAGATCTTTGTAATGACCGGCATACCTCCTACTGATAACATAGGATCGATTTTTTCATATCCTGGTATATGAGGATTGTCTAAAACCATATCAACGCACGCAGAAAATAATATAATGTCTTTAGGCTGTGACAAACCTTCAAGCTTTAAAAGTTGCGCCAGACCAAGTGATATGTTTCCACCTGCGGAATCACCCATGATCGTCAACTGCTTTGGGCTTTCAACGCTTTCCAGTATCTCCTTATACAGATTTAACACTTGAGGATAGGTATGTTTGTAGTTAAAATGGGGCACTTTAGGGTATATTGGAGCAATGACTTTTGCGTTTAGTGATTGAGCTAGGTTGTCCATGAATTTCCAGTGGAATTTTAAAGGTTGATTTGTCCAAGCACCTCCATGGATATATAAGATCGCTTTTTGATGTAGAGAATTTTGATCATTTAATGTGAAAACTTTTATACCATCAATCGTTTGTTCTTTCATAGTACTTGAAAAAGTAACATTTTCAATAACATACGGTTTTGTATTTTCAATGCCTCTTTGTGCAATAAATTTTCTCGTGTTTTCTATACTAGAAAAACCCTCTTTAGTTCCTCGTAAAAATAAGTACTTTTCAAAAAAATAACTTTTTATCGACCGTCTTTTTTTATAATTATGTATACTCATGACGCAGATTATCCCCTTATATAACCTTTATTTTTTTATCTAGATCAAACTCATAGCATAGACTTAATTAAGTCTATACAGTCATATATAAATTTCCGTGAAGCATCTTTGGCAGTTATGAGAACCATTGATTCTATTTTATCGTTTGCATTTGAACTTGTCATCTGAAGAGCAACAAGGATATCCGATGGTTAATCCCGTTGGATTTTCGTGAATAGATTTACTAACTATTTAAGTTACAGTTGGGAAAAGTCAGGTACTGTGACTTTTAAACGATAAGAAACAAAATTGATAAATAAGACACTTATTGAACTTATATAGATGATGTTTGCATGTCTTTCCATGGGAAAACAAGGTGAAGTCTATTACTCTTTTACGTTAAGATAATCTTTTCCATCTAAGAGTGTTTGAAGTTGGAAAGGTAGATAAGTGGGTGTTTAAGCCTCTATATACTAAGTCAAAAATCAGTCAGAACAAAAGAGTTTTATGACTTCATACTAAAGATTACACAAAAAACTTACCTGAACAGTTGAAACTTTTTAATTAGACTTAACGTAAATTTACTAACTATTATGATTGGAATGATAGCGATGGACATAAAGATATCAAAAAATGACACAAAGCTAACTATTAAGAGGCAATTAAGTAAAATTGAAGTACCATTATCTGAAATTACGGATGTGTTGAATGACGATACATATGGTGGTGAAGATAAAAAGGCAATAAGAATTGGTTTTCCTTATGGACACACGGATAGGATTGTTATTAAAACAACCTCAGAAAGTTATATTGTTTTTACTAGTATTGGAGGCTTGAAAGAAAAGATATTATCTTTTATCGATTAATATATTCAACAAACAGGCGCTGTTTTCCAGAGTATAATGGCTGTAATCTTTCAGTGGAGCGTTTTTATACGTTCGAATAGCGCTTTAAGTAAACCAAAAGGAGATCGTCTAAATTACACGAACGGGGCAGTGCTCCTCTTTGTATGCTCACCAGAAAAAGTGATATAACAGATTGAATATTATCTACTACCAGTAAATGCTGATTGAGTTTAATAAAAAAATGCTTCTACCGTTCAGGGTTGGATGTAAACTAACCTAAATTATTGGGACACTATAAAACACCTTCGAAATGGTACACTTAAACAAAGTACTAATTCGGAGGTGTTTTTGCATGGGCAAAAACGTATATTCAAATGAGGTTAAGTGGGCAGTCGTGAAAGATAAGATGAGTGGGCAGTTTACTAATCGTGAGATCATGGAGAAGTATGGGATTAAAAATGTGTCCCAAATCAAAACGTGGATGAAGTGGTATCGTGAAAATCAGGTTCATCGATTCGATCAACCAATAGGAAAACAATATTCATATGGACATGGGCCTGATAGTTCAAGTGATGAAGAGAAAAAAGAACGCCAAATGAATCATTTAAAACAGGAAAATGACATCTTAAAAAAGTATTTGGAGATCGAAAAGGAGTTGAGAAAGAAATCGTCCTCCAACTAGTCCAAACTTTACGGGGAAAATATACAGTGTCAGCTATTTTATCAGCTTTAAATGTGTCCAGATCGACCTATTATCGCTGGGCATCTGCGCAACCAGTGGAGTTGTCTAAGGAAGAGGAAACGATTATTTACCTTTGCGAAAAAACAAAGTATCGATATGGTCACCGTAAAATCAAGGAGCTATTAAAACGTGATTACCAGATCAAATTAAATCGCAATACCGTTCAACGGATCATGCAAGAACATCATCTTCAATGTAGAGTAAAGCAAAAAAGAAGGTGGAAATCTCAAGGGGAATCCGTCGTTATCGCGCCAAACTTATTACAGCGAGAGTTTCATGCAAGTAAACCTAACGAAAAGTGGGTAACGGATATTACCTACATTCAATATGGTCCAGACACTTTATACTTATCAACGATTATAGACTTGTTTAATAATCAAATCGTGGCTTATAAGCTTTATACTCATCAACAAATCCCTTTGGTGATTGATACCTTAGATGAAGCACTAGAAAAGCGAGGAAACCCCAAAGGAGTCATCATCCATTCAGATCAAGGAAGTGTCTATTCTTCTTATGCTTATCAAAATCGGATTAAAGAAAAGAAGTTAGTCAGTAGTATGTCACGCAGAGGAAACTGTTGGGACAACGCAGTCATTGAGTCCTTCCATTCGAACTTGAAATCAGAAGAAGTTCAGTATGTTAAATTCAATTCTTTGTCTTTAGAAGAAGTCAAGGATCGTGTAGATCAATTTATGACGTATTATAACGAAGAGCGTATCCAAGAAAAGTTAGGCTACCGCACACCAATAAAGTTTGGTGATATGGCAGCCTAGGAAGGTGTTTTATTACTGTCTCATATGACTAGGTCAGTCTAATGGTTAGGAGCTTTTATGGTCCACTGGCTTATGTCTATTAGGACGATTATAAGGAGACCACTCATGTGATTATGACATTCCCAACCTCTCTTTTCCATGCAGTTTCAGCTTTCTTGTCTCTCCTGATAGTCCCCGATTTTTGAAGTTCACCCTTTAATTTGCTTTCTCTATTTCTCTTTTGATTTCTTCTATTCGTTTTTTTCCCCAATCATACATCATTTCCACAATTGGAAGTAATGTCATTCCCAACCCAGTCATTGAGTATTCCACTCTAGGTGGGACTTCTGGGTAAACCTCTCGATGCACAATGCCATCTTCCACCAATTCTTTTAATTGATTCGTCAATATTTTATGGGATATTTTTGGAAATAATCTTTGCAATTCAGTAAAGCGATGCGGTCCTTCAACACCTAAATGCCATAGAATTACAACTTTCCACTTTCCACTGATAATCGATAAAGTAAGTTCTTTTTCACAGTTGTAATTTCCATTTATTATCTTCTCCTTAATTTCCTCTCTTAGTATATCCGACATATTTTCTACCTTCCTTTCATATAGTTACTTTAAAGTTACTCTGTAACAAAAAAGTGCATTCTTCTCAAGATAACTATCAAGTTGTAATATTAATGTGTGAATTAAAGATAAACTATTTTAGGAGGAATAACAATCATGAGTAAAAAGGCACTTTTAATCATACCACCCGACAGGTTTAATGAAGATGAATTATTTAAACCAAAAGAGGCACTTGAAAA
The genomic region above belongs to Bacillus sp. A301a_S52 and contains:
- a CDS encoding IS3 family transposase (programmed frameshift) — protein: MGKNVYSNEVKWAVVKDKMSGQFTNREIMEKYGIKNVSQIKTWMKWYRENQVHRFDQPIGKQYSYGHGPDSSSDEEKKERQMNHLKQENDILKKVFGDRKGVEKEIVLQLVQTLRGKYTVSAILSALNVSRSTYYRWASAQPVELSKEEETIIYLCEKTKYRYGHRKIKELLKRDYQIKLNRNTVQRIMQEHHLQCRVKQKRRWKSQGESVVIAPNLLQREFHASKPNEKWVTDITYIQYGPDTLYLSTIIDLFNNQIVAYKLYTHQQIPLVIDTLDEALEKRGNPKGVIIHSDQGSVYSSYAYQNRIKEKKLVSSMSRRGNCWDNAVIESFHSNLKSEEVQYVKFNSLSLEEVKDRVDQFMTYYNEERIQEKLGYRTPIKFGDMAA
- a CDS encoding alpha/beta hydrolase, translated to MSIHNYKKRRSIKSYFFEKYLFLRGTKEGFSSIENTRKFIAQRGIENTKPYVIENVTFSSTMKEQTIDGIKVFTLNDQNSLHQKAILYIHGGAWTNQPLKFHWKFMDNLAQSLNAKVIAPIYPKVPHFNYKHTYPQVLNLYKEILESVESPKQLTIMGDSAGGNISLGLAQLLKLEGLSQPKDIILFSACVDMVLDNPHIPGYEKIDPMLSVGGMPVITKIWADDKKLDDPLISPIYGDFSGLTKVTHFIGTHEGLYPDALLFDEKLSKQGVEINTFVYPKMNHVFVIMPIPEAKDAQRKVIDIIRKD
- a CDS encoding helix-turn-helix transcriptional regulator; this encodes MSDILREEIKEKIINGNYNCEKELTLSIISGKWKVVILWHLGVEGPHRFTELQRLFPKISHKILTNQLKELVEDGIVHREVYPEVPPRVEYSMTGLGMTLLPIVEMMYDWGKKRIEEIKREIEKAN